The genomic interval AAGCGCGTGCCAATCGGCAACAAAATAAAAACATTCGTAATCTCCATGATTCTGCAAAGCTACCCAGTTAGCAAGCGCCCCGTGAAGATTGCCGAGATGAAGTTTCCCTGTAGGCCGCATGCCGCTCAATATTCTTTTCTGAGACAAAAAAACCTCCTCTGTATTAGCTGTTTCCCTTTAGCTGATCATCGCCGATGAACCCCGGGGAAATACTATCAAAATGATTAAAAATCGTGGGATTCATAGCAGAAATGTCCGGTCGTGTCAATGAATGGACAGATGGCAAATCTGTCTCCAAATAAAAAAGGCCCCCTTGCCGCGCCGGGAGCCTCTTTTAATTTTTTTGTTGCGAAAACTACTTTACTTTGCTGGCCAGAGCTTTGCCAACCTTGAACTTAACCACCTTCTTGGCCGGGATCTTGATCTTCTTGCCGGTCTGCGGGTTTCTGCCTTCGCGCGCCTTCCTCTTGACAACCGAAAAAGCGCCAAATCCGACCAGTCCGATCTTGCCGTTTTTCTTGAGTTCCTTTGCTACCGTTCCCACGTAGGCCTCAAGAGCCTTTGCCGCCGCAGCTTTGGTGATTTCAGCCTCTTCCGCTATTACCGCAATCAATTCCGCTTTTGTCATCCCTTTTTCCCCCTTTCAATAATGGTTTGATGGATTACAATGTCACCACCCCTCTGGTGGGTTAATAACTGCTGCGAAGCGCTTGTAAGAATAAAAAAAGGAACGAAAAATTACTGATAGTTTGCATGCCTGCTAACACAAACAAATACAGGAATCAAGAAAAAAATGAATTTTTTTAATAAATATTTCATTGGTTACGCCAAATATCTCCGACAACTTGATCACCAAGCCGCAAGACCGAGCAAATTTCGGCAAGAAAAAAATGGCTTTCCCCTTTTCAAGAGACCATTTCTACCTCCCCGACGCTGCCGCAGCACAGTTCGATACAGCCGTTCAAACATGTCAAAGCTCCAATATCATTGATATTTCATCGCAGAAATCGGGATATTTGGGACAACGCAAACAGTCCGACCATACCTTTTGCGGCAGGGTATCGCGATCTACATACTGAAAACCCAGCTTCAGAAAGAACTCCCGCTGGTATGTAAGCGCGAATATCCGATAGAGTTCCAGCGTAACCGCCTCGGATATGCAGGCCTCGACCAGTTTGCGTCCAATCCCCTCTCGTCTTTGCCCTTCTGCGACGTTAAGGGATCTGATTTCGGCGAGGTTTTCCCAGGTTATGTTCATTGCGCAGGTGCCGACAATCTCACTGTCTCCTTCGTTGTAATAGACAAAAAAATCCCT from Syntrophobacterales bacterium carries:
- a CDS encoding HU family DNA-binding protein, with protein sequence MTKAELIAVIAEEAEITKAAAAKALEAYVGTVAKELKKNGKIGLVGFGAFSVVKRKAREGRNPQTGKKIKIPAKKVVKFKVGKALASKVK
- a CDS encoding N-acetyltransferase, with amino-acid sequence MLRKARIGDVKTIHRLINISAGKGEMLPRSLMDIYGSLRDFFVYYNEGDSEIVGTCAMNITWENLAEIRSLNVAEGQRREGIGRKLVEACISEAVTLELYRIFALTYQREFFLKLGFQYVDRDTLPQKVWSDCLRCPKYPDFCDEISMILEL